In Scomber japonicus isolate fScoJap1 chromosome 19, fScoJap1.pri, whole genome shotgun sequence, a single genomic region encodes these proteins:
- the pmchl gene encoding pro-melanin-concentrating hormone, like, with protein sequence MRQSLMSVIFAAALLFECYALSVALPMGKTEDTSLEQDTFTSLLSEEGMENSFINADLAAAGKTRGPRVIVVADPSLLRDLRVLHNGLSLKRRAEDNNQLIDHRESGQDLSIPILKRDTMRCMVGRVYRPCWEV encoded by the coding sequence ATGAGGCAGTCACTCATGTCTGTCATCTTTGCTGCAGCACTCTTATTTGAGTGCTATGCGCTGTCAGTGGCGTTACCCATGGGCAAGACTGAAGACACCTCCTTGGAGCAAGATACTTTCACTTCACTGCTGAGTGAAGAGGGGATGGAAAACAGCTTCATCAACGCAGATCTGGCCGCTGCAGGCAAAACCAGAGGACCGAGGGTCATCGTCGTTGCCGATCCAAGTCTGTTGAGGGACCTGCGGGTGCTGCACAACGGACTGTCCCTCAAGCGCAGAGCTGAAGACAACAACCAACTCATCGATCACAGAGAGTCCGGCCAGGACCTGAGCATCCCCATCCTGAAGAGGGACACCATGAGGTGCATGGTGGGACGAGTGTACCGGCCATGCTGGGAAGTCTAG